A window of Staphylococcus lloydii genomic DNA:
CAACGTATTTAATACTAAAGCCGCCACCTAAGTTTATGAGGTCAACTTTAATTTTTTGTTCACTTAGCCAGTTAATAACCATTTTAGCAGTTTCAATCATCGCTTCGGTACCTTCAATTTGAGATCCGACGTGGAAGTGAACACCTTTTAAATTTAATTTATCTGCATTATTTACAGCTTCTACACCTTTAATTGCTAAGCCGTGTTTAATAGATAAACCAAATTTACTATCTTCTTGTCCAGTTTGGATAAACTCATGTGTATGAGCTTCTACACCAGGATTTAAACGTAATACGACGTTGACTGTTTCAGAAGCATATTTATTAATAATATCGATTTCATCTAAAGAATCAATAACGATATAACCTACTTTATTTTCTAGTGCATACTGAATTTCTCGTTTAGTCTTATTATTGCCATGAAAATGAATATGACTAGGGTCAAAGCCAGCTTCAAGTGCTGTATATAATTCACCTTCAGAAACTACATCTAATTCTAAGTTTTCTTCCTCAACAAGCTTCACCATTTGAATACAAGTGAATGCTTTTGAAGCATATGAAATATTATATTTTAAACCACTTTGCTTAAAAGCTTCATGATAGCGTTGCATCTGTGTTCTAATTTGTGTTTCATCGTAAACAATAGTAGGCGTGCCAAAACTTTGTGCAACAGTTTTAAGACTCGTGCCTCCCATCGATAATTCGCCGTATGCGTTATATTCTACTGTCATAATTATCTATACTCCTTTATTAATGAATCATGGTTCATTGCGCTTAATTGTTCTGAGTTTGCCCCCACACCTTTAAACGTAAATTCATCGACACGTATATCATTATTATATAGTATTACTTCGTCTTGTGCATTTATCGTATCGTCAACTTCTACAAACATATGACTCATCATTAAAGCTCTAATTGGATATCGCTTACCATTTATGATTGCCTCATGCTGAGCACGTGCTTTTAATATCCCGTCGCCATAACCAATATCGACTACTGCAAGCTTAGTGTTATCTTTTACTGCTTCAAAAGCAAAACTATAACCACAATATTGTCCTTGTTGAACTTCTCTAATTTGAATGACGTTACCTTTTACGGTTAAAGATTGAACAATTTCTTGTTCGGCTACCGTACTATACGGTCTAGAACCATATAACGCAATTCCTATTCTTGCATGCGTATGTTGAGGTAGTATACCGTCCTCACGGTAGTAACTTGCACTATTTTGAGCGTGTATCATATTAAATGAATAACCTGCAGCAAGTACAATATCTACAACCTGTAGCCATGCAGCCTTTTCTTGTTCATAATCAGGCACCCCAAATTCATCAGCATAACCGAAGTGAGTCCACAAACCATTAATAATCATTTTCTCTGAATGCGTATTATTGTGATGATGTTCCAATACTTCAATGATTTCATTAATATTTTTTAAGCCAGAACGATGTAGTAAATTCTCATATTCTAAATGAATTTTAATACCAGCTAAATCTTCATAATGCTCGTAATAATACGCTAGAGAAGGTAAGGTCATTTCAATATTGTACGTTCTTAACTCTTCAAATTCATATACTGCATTCATTAAAAATATAGTTGCATTTGGCGCGATTTTTCTCACTCTAATTGCTTCTTTTAAAGAGGTTGTGCTAAAAGTATTAATACCTGCTTTTAAAAATTGCTCCACTGCAAATTCTAATCCATAATGATAGGCGTTATTTTTAACAACTGCCATTATGTTATTTTGTTGTTTAACAGTTTGGACATTGTTTAAAAAAGTTTGTTTATCTACCGACCAAATTGCTGTCATCTCTTACACCTCATCATAATTAAATAGTATTTGTTGATAATAATCAGCGACTTTAATTAGCATATATTCATTAAAATTTAAATGTGCAGTATGTAAGCCTGTTACATAACCTTTAGCTTCATCTTTAGTTCCAACAAACACAAAATAACTAGGTGCTAATTGACTATAGAAACTAAAATCTTCACCGAACAAATAAGGCGTTGTTTTATCTATAACTTTTAATTCAGCATTTTTCAATGCATGTTCTACGTTATTTCTTAATTTAGGGCTATTATACGTAGGTGGATAGCCTTCAGCAAAGTCTACTTCACATTCAACATTAAATAGGGTTTTAACACTATCAGCTATTTTAAGCATTTGTTCTTTGACAATGGCCAAGTCATTTTCATCGTAAGTACGTATTGTACCTTCTAAATAGCCATTACTAGGGACAGTGTTAATAGCTTCACCAGCTTCGAATCGACCCATATGTACGATATTTCTTTTCAATCCGTTTAAATGGTATTGTTGAATATTACCGACCTGAGATAAAACATGTTGTAGTGCCTCACCACAAGAATGACCTTGCTCTTTATCGGCTACATGACTTGATAAACCGTTTAAATAAAAACGATATTCTGTAGCACTTGCTGTAATTTCCTCGTCTCGAATTGCAACTGAACCTTCCTCAACAAATGGCATTACATGAATACCAAATACAGCTTCGATAGGGTAGTTTTCAAATGCATTAGCTTTGATTAATCTATTGGCACCGCCACCAGTTTCTTCAGCTGGTTGAAAAATAAATACTACATTTTGAGGCAATTGTCCTTGATCTGACCATTCCTTACAACGACGAACAAATAACATTAACGCAGTTGTATGACCATCATGTCCACATGCGTGCATAACGTTATCATTCAAACTTCTATAATCAACATCGTTTTCTTCAAAAATAGGAAGGGCGTCTATGTCAGCACGGAAAGCAATTGTTTTATCACCTTTACCAGGTAGGTAGGCAATTAATCCTGTTTCTAAAGGGCGTTCATACGTTACGCCTAGTTCATCTAAAAAAGAGGCAATGTATTTTGTCGTTTCAAATTCATGTAAACTTAACTCGGGATGTTGATGTAGATAACGTCTATGTTTAGTTACAAATTCTTGTTCATTCATCATTATCATTTCCTTTATAAATAAGTTAGTTTCAATTTTTAAATCATTATATGTATGAAAATTTTATAATAAAAAGAGGAGGAAGAAACAGTCATTTTATAAGATACATTAATAATGTACCTTATAGTATCAGCTACTGACGTGTCTCAGTCCTCCTATTAAAGCTAATAACTATAAATTAGTTATTTAAGTTTCTTAAAGCAGATACAATTTCACGTTTTGAATCTTCTACTTCACTCGTTTGTTTAATTACTTTTGCTGGTGTACCAGCTACGACAGCACCTGCAGGTACGTCTTGCGTTACGATTGCACCAGCTGCAACAATTGCACCTTGTCCAACTGTAACACCTTCAAGAATTACTGCGTTAGCACCAATTAATACATCGTCTTCAATGATTACTGGAGAAGCACTAGGCGGTTCAATAACACCTGCTAGTACTGAACCAGCACCAACGTGTACATTTTTACCTGTCGTAGCTCTACCACCTAATGTAGCGTTCATATCAATCATTGTTCCTTCACCAACAACAGCACCAATATTAATTGTAGCGCCCATCATTACGACGGCACCATCTTCAATAGTAGCTTGCTCTCTAATGAATGCACCCGGCTCAATTCGAGCGTTTGTGTTTGTTAAGTCTTTTAATGGGATAGCTGAATTACGACGATCCATTTCAATTTCTAATTCTTCAATGCTGCTTTGGTTATTGTCGTAAAATGTTTTCCATTCATCCGCTTCACAAAAGATTACTTTTGAATTTTCTGAACCGAAAACTTTAAATGATTCTGGGAAAGTTGTATTTGCAAAGTCGCCGTTAGCATATACTTTTAAAGGTGTTGATTTTTTTGCGTCACTAATATATTGAATAATTTCTTCTGCTGATAAATTTTGTACCATAATTTTATAAGCTCCTTATTGTTTATAAATTATCAAATGTATAGAAGTCATTTGACTTGTTGATTAATCTTTCTGCTGCACTAATGGCTCCATTAGCAAAAATATCTTTTGACTGTGCACGATGGGTAATTTCGATTGTTTCATCGATGCCAGCAAATAATACTTCATGTTCACCTACTATAGTACCACCACGTTTAGCATGAATGCCAATTTCTTCTGGCTTTCTTTTTTCTGTGTTTTCATGGCGGTCATAGACCGGCGTCGTTTGATCTCTTAACGATTTAATTACGTCGTATAGTTTAACTAATGTACCACTCGGTGCGTCTACTTTTTTATTATGATGTGCTTCAGTCAATTCAATATCATAATCTTGTAAGAGTGGAACTGCTGCTTCTAAAATTTTAGTAAGCGCATGTACGCCATAACTCATATTTGCACTAAAGAATACAGGCATACGTTTACTTAATTCTTCTAATTTACTAATAATCGTTTCTTTTTCACCAGTAGTTGCAATAACTAAAGGTAGTTCAAAAGAATCGTCTAATAATGGTAATAATAATTCAGGATTTGAGAAATCAATGGCTACATCAGCTTCGGTTGCTTCTGAAATTTTATCAAAGGTGGGGTAGGGATATGATTTACTACTATCCCTAACTACAACACCCGTAATTTCATGACCTTTTTCTTCAGCTAACCTTGCTACACGTTCATTCATAGCGCCATAACCGATTAGGAGTATCTTCATACGTTGTCACCTGCTTTGTATTGATTATATGCATCTTCTAAAGCTTTTCTATCATCATCCTCTAAAGTAACTAAAGGAAGGCGTACTTCATAATTTCCAAATCCTTCAACAGTCGTTAAAACTTTGATAGGTATTGGGT
This region includes:
- the lysA gene encoding diaminopimelate decarboxylase; the encoded protein is MTVEYNAYGELSMGGTSLKTVAQSFGTPTIVYDETQIRTQMQRYHEAFKQSGLKYNISYASKAFTCIQMVKLVEEENLELDVVSEGELYTALEAGFDPSHIHFHGNNKTKREIQYALENKVGYIVIDSLDEIDIINKYASETVNVVLRLNPGVEAHTHEFIQTGQEDSKFGLSIKHGLAIKGVEAVNNADKLNLKGVHFHVGSQIEGTEAMIETAKMVINWLSEQKIKVDLINLGGGFSIKYVEGDVSFPIEDGIAEITTAIKSIANEVNYPIPEIGIEPGRSIVGEAGITLYEVGTIKDIPNVNKYVSVDGGMSDHIRTALYDASYEALLVNRNEEADETVTLAGKLCESGDIIIKDAKLPSSVQRGDYLAILSTGAYHYSMASNYNQMQKPSVFFLKDGKAREVIKRQSLRQLIINDTK
- a CDS encoding alanine racemase yields the protein MTAIWSVDKQTFLNNVQTVKQQNNIMAVVKNNAYHYGLEFAVEQFLKAGINTFSTTSLKEAIRVRKIAPNATIFLMNAVYEFEELRTYNIEMTLPSLAYYYEHYEDLAGIKIHLEYENLLHRSGLKNINEIIEVLEHHHNNTHSEKMIINGLWTHFGYADEFGVPDYEQEKAAWLQVVDIVLAAGYSFNMIHAQNSASYYREDGILPQHTHARIGIALYGSRPYSTVAEQEIVQSLTVKGNVIQIREVQQGQYCGYSFAFEAVKDNTKLAVVDIGYGDGILKARAQHEAIINGKRYPIRALMMSHMFVEVDDTINAQDEVILYNNDIRVDEFTFKGVGANSEQLSAMNHDSLIKEYR
- a CDS encoding M20 metallopeptidase family protein, producing MNEQEFVTKHRRYLHQHPELSLHEFETTKYIASFLDELGVTYERPLETGLIAYLPGKGDKTIAFRADIDALPIFEENDVDYRSLNDNVMHACGHDGHTTALMLFVRRCKEWSDQGQLPQNVVFIFQPAEETGGGANRLIKANAFENYPIEAVFGIHVMPFVEEGSVAIRDEEITASATEYRFYLNGLSSHVADKEQGHSCGEALQHVLSQVGNIQQYHLNGLKRNIVHMGRFEAGEAINTVPSNGYLEGTIRTYDENDLAIVKEQMLKIADSVKTLFNVECEVDFAEGYPPTYNSPKLRNNVEHALKNAELKVIDKTTPYLFGEDFSFYSQLAPSYFVFVGTKDEAKGYVTGLHTAHLNFNEYMLIKVADYYQQILFNYDEV
- the dapD gene encoding 2,3,4,5-tetrahydropyridine-2,6-dicarboxylate N-acetyltransferase, with the translated sequence MVQNLSAEEIIQYISDAKKSTPLKVYANGDFANTTFPESFKVFGSENSKVIFCEADEWKTFYDNNQSSIEELEIEMDRRNSAIPLKDLTNTNARIEPGAFIREQATIEDGAVVMMGATINIGAVVGEGTMIDMNATLGGRATTGKNVHVGAGSVLAGVIEPPSASPVIIEDDVLIGANAVILEGVTVGQGAIVAAGAIVTQDVPAGAVVAGTPAKVIKQTSEVEDSKREIVSALRNLNN
- the dapB gene encoding 4-hydroxy-tetrahydrodipicolinate reductase, with protein sequence MKILLIGYGAMNERVARLAEEKGHEITGVVVRDSSKSYPYPTFDKISEATEADVAIDFSNPELLLPLLDDSFELPLVIATTGEKETIISKLEELSKRMPVFFSANMSYGVHALTKILEAAVPLLQDYDIELTEAHHNKKVDAPSGTLVKLYDVIKSLRDQTTPVYDRHENTEKRKPEEIGIHAKRGGTIVGEHEVLFAGIDETIEITHRAQSKDIFANGAISAAERLINKSNDFYTFDNL